One Halioglobus japonicus DNA segment encodes these proteins:
- a CDS encoding WS/DGAT/MGAT family O-acyltransferase — MKQLGILDSAFINLEQTNTPQHIGGLGIYDPSTAPGGFVRFKDVISSFQRRLNKQPMFRTRLIEVPGGLDRPYWVKDANFDVEFHLRHIALPEPGDWRQLCIQVARLHARPLDMSRPLWEAYIIEGLDNIPGLPSGCFAIYTKMHHSLVDGAGGSSFMALIHDLVANPGPDVEEDEEPMLVDVEPSVSELLTKASFNGVKNTVDLLKGTVRNAVDLGRYALDVARNEIPAPDITAPKTILNQPVGPHRVFDAAEFPLDGFKAIKNAAGVTVNDVALTVIGGAMQRYLKHHGHAPEEGSLAAGIPLNMRTRRGVTDDNNQVGSVYCSLHTDIEEPLERLRAVHQSSQDAKTSGEASPLVDVLKIAGAVSPVVAKTAAGIWARNELSTYVPANISTVVSNVAGPDFPLYCAGARMVDYFGLGLLTPGVGLFHLVFSYSGKVTLSMLGDRNIIPDPETYHDCLVEAYENLYAAVTADAKATEGKVDARKRKRAAAKPATTGGKTASGKAPAKKAAAKKKAAAKKKPAAKKKAPAGKKAATKQAPTKKAAAAKAPVKKAAAKKKPAAKKKATVKKAPARKKAPAKARPKAKPKLAS, encoded by the coding sequence ATGAAGCAGTTAGGTATTCTCGACTCCGCCTTTATCAATCTGGAGCAAACCAATACACCTCAGCACATTGGCGGCCTCGGTATTTACGATCCCTCGACTGCCCCGGGTGGTTTTGTGCGTTTCAAGGATGTTATCTCCAGCTTCCAGCGACGCCTTAACAAACAACCCATGTTTCGCACGCGCCTGATAGAGGTACCCGGCGGACTGGATCGCCCCTACTGGGTCAAAGACGCTAACTTTGACGTCGAATTCCACCTGCGGCACATTGCCCTGCCCGAACCCGGCGACTGGCGCCAACTGTGCATTCAGGTCGCCAGGCTGCACGCCCGTCCGCTCGACATGAGCCGCCCCCTTTGGGAGGCCTATATTATCGAGGGCCTGGACAATATTCCCGGCCTGCCCAGCGGCTGCTTCGCCATCTATACAAAAATGCATCACTCTCTGGTTGACGGCGCTGGCGGTTCCTCGTTTATGGCGCTGATTCACGACCTGGTTGCCAACCCAGGTCCGGACGTCGAAGAAGATGAAGAGCCAATGCTGGTCGATGTAGAGCCGAGCGTGTCGGAACTGCTCACCAAGGCCAGTTTCAATGGCGTGAAGAACACCGTCGATCTGCTCAAGGGCACGGTGAGAAACGCCGTGGATCTGGGACGCTATGCCCTGGATGTCGCCCGCAACGAAATCCCTGCACCCGACATTACCGCTCCCAAAACCATTCTCAACCAACCGGTCGGACCGCACCGCGTGTTTGACGCGGCGGAGTTTCCACTCGACGGTTTCAAGGCGATCAAAAACGCCGCCGGCGTCACCGTCAACGATGTGGCGCTCACCGTTATTGGCGGCGCCATGCAAAGATACCTTAAGCATCATGGGCATGCCCCCGAGGAAGGGTCTCTGGCCGCAGGTATTCCACTGAATATGCGCACTCGCCGTGGTGTTACCGACGACAACAACCAGGTGGGTTCGGTGTACTGTTCACTGCACACGGATATTGAAGAACCCCTGGAGCGCCTGCGCGCCGTGCACCAGTCTTCGCAGGATGCCAAGACCAGCGGCGAAGCCAGCCCACTGGTAGACGTACTGAAAATTGCCGGTGCAGTCTCTCCGGTCGTGGCAAAAACAGCTGCCGGAATCTGGGCGCGCAATGAGCTTTCCACCTATGTTCCCGCGAACATTTCCACGGTGGTCTCCAACGTCGCGGGACCCGATTTCCCGCTGTATTGCGCCGGGGCCCGCATGGTGGATTACTTCGGTCTGGGATTACTCACCCCGGGTGTGGGGCTGTTCCACCTGGTGTTCAGCTACTCCGGCAAGGTGACGCTATCGATGCTGGGCGATCGCAATATCATTCCCGACCCAGAGACTTACCATGATTGCCTCGTAGAGGCCTATGAAAACCTCTATGCCGCGGTCACGGCCGACGCCAAGGCCACCGAGGGCAAGGTTGACGCCCGCAAGCGCAAACGCGCTGCAGCCAAGCCTGCGACAACTGGCGGCAAAACCGCCTCCGGGAAAGCACCGGCGAAAAAAGCTGCTGCCAAAAAGAAAGCTGCGGCAAAGAAAAAGCCCGCTGCCAAGAAAAAAGCACCTGCAGGGAAAAAGGCGGCCACCAAACAAGCGCCTACCAAAAAAGCGGCGGCGGCAAAGGCTCCGGTAAAGAAAGCCGCAGCAAAGAAAAAACCAGCGGCGAAAAAGAAGGCCACGGTAAAAAAGGCACCCGCGCGTAAGAAAGCGCCTGCCAAAGCGCGGCCCAAGGCCAAGCCAAAGCTGGCCAGCTGA
- a CDS encoding class I SAM-dependent methyltransferase: MANKPVLERRFRGVRMPTASHPAIRKVKRLGIEPSIHGNKLWKSSCLLIDYLKQHPPEHTGKVLDVGCGWGLSGIWCAKNFRSEVTSMDADPDVFPFLSATAELNGVTTEHLVSRFEKLTTRQLSQYDMLIAADICFWDELVKPVTNMINRAVKAGVKHILVADPERSPFFEIAEKCADKHFAEVHEWSTRGSIEANGAIMVIENA; encoded by the coding sequence TTGGCCAACAAGCCTGTTCTGGAACGCCGCTTCCGCGGCGTTCGCATGCCCACCGCGTCGCATCCCGCCATTCGCAAGGTAAAACGCCTGGGCATTGAGCCCTCCATTCACGGCAACAAGCTGTGGAAATCCAGTTGCCTGCTTATCGACTACCTAAAACAGCATCCGCCCGAGCACACGGGCAAGGTGCTGGACGTGGGCTGTGGCTGGGGCCTCTCAGGCATCTGGTGTGCGAAAAATTTCCGCTCTGAAGTCACCTCCATGGATGCTGACCCGGACGTCTTCCCTTTTCTGAGCGCCACCGCCGAACTGAATGGCGTGACTACTGAGCACCTCGTGTCACGCTTTGAGAAACTGACCACGCGTCAGCTCAGTCAATACGACATGCTGATTGCCGCAGACATCTGCTTCTGGGATGAACTGGTGAAGCCGGTCACCAACATGATCAACCGCGCGGTCAAAGCCGGCGTCAAACATATTCTGGTCGCCGACCCTGAGCGTTCACCGTTCTTCGAGATCGCTGAAAAGTGCGCGGACAAACACTTCGCTGAAGTACACGAGTGGAGCACCCGGGGATCGATCGAAGCCAACGGCGCCATCATGGTTATCGAGAACGCCTAA
- a CDS encoding DUF3604 domain-containing protein: protein MHPTLKALALITATATASYAGAFERTEEREPCHDYSETRKPMFGDLHVHTSYSFDSYVSSQRNEPSAAYRYAKGEAITLSDADGQQTLRAQIERPLDFTAVTDHSEFLGPINLCTQDSSKLAYWFPACIMGRSDWYIVQLLAADYWAKMGVVDNSSTKAESFVCTMGDCDAAHKEAWQGVQDAAEEHYDRSAECSFTTFVGYEYTDAPNYSNLHRNVIYRNAQVTDTAISTYDTGSRNVPELWRRLREECIEGKEGCDVLAISHNSNLSRGLMFPDPQSEEEARERLFFEPLVELVQHKAASECRFDRLLGRGLDTEDELCDFEQVVADNLAMLGTLFGEVQTAEADPVPLDEYGRRNMMRNVLKDGLALEQKTGINPFKPGFIGSTDTHSASPGGAEEFNYTGHLGRRDAGYRNVQDHFFDNPGGLAIVWAEENSRDAIFEGMRRREAYATSGTRPVVRFFAGEDFPDDICNDPQMLEKAYAGGVPMGGELAAPGASPAFIVSAAKDPGTAANPGLDLQRIQVIKGWLDADGNTHEQVFDVAGSADNGASVHPETCTPVGSGHKNLCTAWRDPAYNAAESAFYYVRVLENPSCRWSTLQCQSYGVNPFAENCSEQAAQQTEIFQDEAGAIGDVFGRCCLNPEEEPFYAPTLQERAWTSPIWINPNEV from the coding sequence ATGCATCCGACCCTTAAAGCCCTGGCGCTGATTACGGCGACCGCTACCGCTTCCTACGCTGGCGCTTTCGAGCGAACCGAGGAGCGCGAGCCGTGCCACGACTACAGTGAAACGCGCAAGCCTATGTTTGGTGACCTGCATGTGCACACCAGTTACTCATTTGACAGCTATGTGTCGAGTCAGCGCAATGAGCCCTCAGCAGCCTATCGCTATGCTAAGGGTGAGGCGATCACGCTGTCCGACGCCGATGGTCAGCAAACGCTGCGAGCACAGATAGAGCGGCCACTGGACTTTACCGCGGTGACCGATCACTCAGAATTCCTGGGACCGATCAATCTCTGTACCCAGGATTCCTCCAAGCTCGCCTATTGGTTTCCCGCGTGCATCATGGGCCGCAGCGACTGGTACATCGTCCAATTACTGGCGGCTGACTATTGGGCAAAGATGGGCGTCGTCGACAACAGCAGCACCAAAGCAGAATCGTTTGTCTGTACCATGGGCGACTGTGATGCAGCGCACAAGGAGGCCTGGCAAGGCGTACAGGATGCGGCTGAAGAACACTACGACCGCAGCGCCGAATGCAGCTTCACCACCTTTGTGGGCTACGAATACACTGACGCGCCCAATTACTCCAACCTGCACCGCAACGTTATCTATCGGAACGCCCAGGTGACCGATACAGCCATTTCCACGTACGACACAGGGTCACGCAATGTGCCCGAATTGTGGCGACGGCTGCGAGAGGAATGTATCGAAGGCAAGGAAGGCTGTGATGTCCTGGCGATTTCGCACAACTCCAACCTCAGCCGCGGCCTGATGTTCCCCGACCCACAGTCGGAAGAGGAAGCCAGGGAACGTCTGTTTTTCGAACCCCTGGTAGAGCTGGTGCAACACAAGGCCGCCAGCGAATGTCGCTTCGATCGCCTGCTGGGGCGCGGACTCGATACCGAAGACGAGCTATGCGACTTTGAACAGGTTGTCGCTGACAACCTGGCGATGCTGGGCACCTTGTTCGGCGAAGTACAAACTGCGGAGGCCGATCCTGTGCCACTGGATGAATACGGTCGGCGCAATATGATGCGCAATGTACTCAAGGACGGTCTGGCACTGGAGCAAAAAACGGGTATCAACCCTTTCAAACCGGGCTTTATCGGCAGTACTGACACCCACAGCGCATCTCCCGGCGGGGCTGAAGAGTTCAACTACACCGGCCACCTCGGGCGCCGAGACGCCGGCTATCGCAATGTACAGGATCATTTCTTCGACAACCCGGGCGGCCTCGCCATTGTCTGGGCAGAGGAGAACTCGCGCGATGCGATCTTCGAAGGCATGCGTCGCCGCGAGGCTTATGCCACCAGTGGCACACGCCCCGTGGTGCGCTTTTTCGCGGGCGAAGATTTCCCAGATGATATCTGCAATGACCCACAGATGCTGGAGAAAGCCTATGCGGGCGGCGTACCCATGGGTGGCGAGTTAGCCGCCCCGGGCGCATCGCCGGCCTTTATCGTCAGCGCCGCTAAAGATCCAGGCACAGCAGCCAACCCCGGTCTGGATTTGCAGCGCATTCAGGTGATCAAAGGCTGGCTCGATGCCGATGGCAACACCCACGAGCAGGTGTTTGATGTCGCTGGCAGCGCCGATAACGGCGCCAGTGTACATCCCGAGACCTGTACTCCTGTTGGCAGCGGCCACAAAAATCTATGTACGGCCTGGCGCGATCCCGCGTACAATGCCGCCGAGTCCGCGTTTTACTATGTCAGAGTGCTGGAAAACCCCTCCTGTCGCTGGAGCACACTACAGTGTCAGTCCTATGGCGTTAATCCATTCGCTGAAAACTGCAGTGAGCAGGCAGCACAGCAAACGGAAATATTTCAGGATGAAGCCGGTGCCATCGGCGACGTATTCGGCCGCTGTTGCCTGAATCCTGAAGAGGAACCGTTCTACGCCCCCACTCTGCAGGAACGCGCCTGGACATCGCCGATATGGATTAATCCCAATGAGGTATAG
- a CDS encoding TetR/AcrR family transcriptional regulator, with product MTTPKRQVELLEKNRPRQERAKRTYEAIINAAAELLVEVGVERISTNLIAERAGITVPALYRYFPNKYAVLYALGAVLMDRQNEAFQRWLEEFATPGTEPDVAEAIYSVLKLTYDVTRDMSGGLETSLALRAVEPLRELRITSNRMVAEQFAAYLAERTGVSLDAELQLRCRLGVEMGYAVVESALEDSALPADALIREGALMLHAYMQAAVGN from the coding sequence ATGACGACACCCAAACGACAAGTAGAGTTACTTGAAAAGAACCGTCCTCGCCAGGAACGGGCCAAGCGCACCTACGAGGCGATTATTAATGCGGCCGCAGAGCTGTTGGTGGAGGTGGGTGTTGAGCGAATCTCTACCAATCTGATCGCCGAGCGCGCCGGCATTACCGTTCCCGCGCTGTATCGTTATTTCCCGAACAAGTATGCCGTCCTCTATGCCCTGGGGGCCGTGCTTATGGATCGGCAGAACGAGGCATTTCAACGCTGGCTTGAGGAGTTCGCCACGCCAGGGACCGAGCCGGATGTGGCCGAGGCTATCTACAGCGTACTCAAGCTGACCTACGATGTGACCCGGGATATGTCCGGTGGGTTGGAGACATCATTGGCCCTGCGTGCGGTAGAGCCCCTGCGTGAGCTGCGTATCACGTCCAACCGCATGGTGGCGGAACAATTTGCCGCATACCTGGCGGAGCGCACTGGTGTCAGTCTGGATGCTGAGCTACAGTTGCGCTGCAGGCTGGGTGTGGAGATGGGTTACGCGGTCGTAGAGAGCGCACTGGAAGACAGTGCGCTGCCGGCTGATGCCTTGATTCGCGAAGGCGCGCTCATGTTGCACGCCTATATGCAGGCCGCCGTGGGCAACTGA
- a CDS encoding cold-shock protein — MKWFNGTKGFGFITKDNGDEIFVHFRSIRGGDRRGLKDGQRVNFVEAQTDKGPQAEDVVAE, encoded by the coding sequence GTGAAATGGTTTAATGGCACCAAGGGTTTCGGTTTTATCACCAAGGACAATGGCGATGAAATCTTCGTGCACTTCCGCTCCATTCGCGGTGGCGATCGCCGCGGCCTGAAAGACGGCCAGCGCGTCAACTTTGTGGAAGCACAGACAGATAAAGGCCCTCAGGCCGAGGATGTTGTCGCCGAATAA
- a CDS encoding cold-shock protein, whose protein sequence is MSDRVNGTVKWFNNAKGFGFITREEGDDDVFVHFRSIEGDGYRTLNEGQTVEFKLVEGPKGLQAENVQKL, encoded by the coding sequence ATGAGTGATCGTGTAAATGGCACGGTAAAGTGGTTTAACAACGCCAAAGGATTTGGCTTCATCACCCGCGAGGAAGGCGACGACGATGTATTTGTTCACTTCCGCTCCATCGAGGGAGATGGCTATCGCACGCTCAATGAAGGGCAGACGGTAGAGTTCAAACTGGTCGAAGGCCCCAAAGGGCTCCAGGCTGAGAACGTCCAGAAGCTGTAA
- a CDS encoding valine--tRNA ligase — MDKTFQPADIETRWYQEWEEKGYFAPQGGDEAYSIMIPPPNVTGSLHMGHGFQEAIMDALIRYHRMAGYNTLWQVGTDHAGIATQMVVERQLEAQGISRHDLGREKFVEKVWEWKEESGGTITRQLRRLGASMDWSRERFTMDEGLSNAVQEVFIRLYKEGLIYRGKRLVNWDPVLHTAISDLEVISEEEQGSLWHFNYPLTGGEGHLTVATTRPETMLGDTAVAVHPEDERYAHLIGRMVELPLTGRQIPIIGDDYVDREFGTGCVKITPAHDFNDYEMGKRHGLVMINILDDDARIGGEAPEQYVGMDRFDARKQIVADLDALGLLEKIDDHTLKVPRGDRSGVVIEPYLTDQWYVDARELAKPAIKAVEDGDIQFVPKQWENTYFAWMRDIQDWCISRQLWWGHRIPAWYDSEGNIYVGESEAAVRSEHGLADDIALHQDPDVLDTWFSSALWTFSTLGWPDETEELQIFHPSSVLVTGFDIIFFWVARMIMMTLHFRKEVPFHTVYVHGLVRDSQGQKMSKSKGNVLDPIDLIDGIDLDSLLKKRTAGMMQPKLAAKIEKQTRKEFPEGIAPYGTDALRFTYFSLASTGRDIKFDIGRIEGFRNFCNKIWNAARYVMMNCDGEDCGQDESLPIERSLADRWIISRLQETEQDVERAIASYRFDLASQAIYEFIWNEYCDWYLELSKPVLWDDNASVEAKRGTRRTLIRVLETSLRLLHPLMPFITEEIWQTVAPLAGRSGDTIMLQPYPIADTSAMDSAANADIEWLKGVIVGVRNIRGEMNIAPGKELAVLLKNGSDEDKRRLQENAPFLRKLAKLSNIEWLDEQAEAPVAATALVGELEILIPMAGLIDKDAELARLAKEIDKLEKELGRVKGKLANSAFVDKAPAAVVEKEREKMQAQQQALEKLQEQQTQIQQM, encoded by the coding sequence ATGGATAAAACGTTCCAACCCGCAGATATCGAAACCCGCTGGTACCAGGAATGGGAAGAGAAAGGCTATTTCGCCCCGCAGGGCGGCGATGAGGCCTACAGCATCATGATTCCCCCGCCCAATGTGACGGGCAGCCTGCACATGGGCCACGGCTTCCAGGAAGCCATCATGGACGCCTTGATTCGCTACCATCGGATGGCGGGCTACAACACCCTGTGGCAGGTCGGTACCGACCACGCCGGTATCGCTACCCAGATGGTGGTTGAGCGCCAACTCGAAGCCCAGGGCATTAGCCGCCACGATCTCGGCCGCGAAAAATTTGTCGAAAAAGTCTGGGAGTGGAAAGAAGAGTCTGGCGGCACCATTACCCGCCAGCTGCGCCGCCTGGGCGCCTCCATGGACTGGTCGCGCGAGCGCTTCACCATGGACGAAGGTTTGTCCAATGCGGTGCAGGAAGTATTTATCCGCCTCTACAAGGAAGGCTTGATCTACCGCGGCAAACGCCTGGTGAACTGGGACCCGGTACTGCACACCGCCATCTCCGACCTCGAAGTTATCTCCGAGGAGGAACAGGGCAGCCTGTGGCACTTCAATTACCCACTCACTGGCGGCGAAGGCCATCTTACCGTGGCCACCACCCGTCCTGAGACCATGCTCGGCGACACCGCCGTGGCTGTACACCCGGAAGATGAGCGCTACGCGCATCTCATCGGGCGCATGGTAGAGTTGCCCCTGACAGGTCGTCAGATCCCGATTATCGGTGACGATTATGTCGATCGCGAGTTCGGTACCGGTTGCGTGAAGATCACCCCCGCCCACGATTTCAATGACTATGAAATGGGTAAGCGCCACGGGCTTGTCATGATTAACATCCTCGACGACGACGCCCGTATCGGCGGCGAAGCGCCGGAGCAGTATGTCGGCATGGACCGCTTCGACGCGCGCAAGCAAATCGTCGCCGATCTCGATGCCCTTGGCCTGCTGGAAAAAATCGACGACCACACCCTAAAGGTACCCCGCGGCGACCGTTCGGGTGTCGTGATCGAACCCTACCTGACCGACCAGTGGTATGTAGACGCCCGCGAGCTGGCCAAACCCGCCATCAAGGCGGTGGAAGACGGCGATATTCAGTTCGTGCCGAAACAGTGGGAAAACACCTATTTCGCCTGGATGCGCGACATCCAGGACTGGTGTATCAGCCGGCAGTTGTGGTGGGGACACCGTATTCCCGCCTGGTATGACAGCGAAGGCAACATCTATGTCGGTGAGTCCGAAGCCGCGGTGCGCAGCGAACACGGCCTGGCCGACGACATTGCCCTGCACCAGGACCCGGACGTGCTGGATACCTGGTTCTCTTCTGCACTGTGGACGTTCTCCACCCTGGGCTGGCCCGACGAAACCGAAGAGCTGCAAATTTTCCATCCGAGTTCCGTGCTGGTCACCGGCTTTGACATCATCTTCTTCTGGGTTGCCCGGATGATTATGATGACCCTGCATTTCCGCAAGGAAGTGCCCTTCCACACGGTTTATGTACACGGCCTGGTGCGTGACAGCCAGGGCCAGAAGATGTCCAAATCCAAGGGCAACGTGCTCGACCCGATCGACCTGATCGACGGCATTGACCTGGACAGCCTGCTGAAAAAACGCACCGCCGGCATGATGCAACCCAAGCTGGCGGCAAAAATCGAGAAACAAACCCGCAAGGAGTTTCCGGAGGGCATAGCCCCCTACGGAACCGACGCACTGCGCTTCACCTATTTCTCGCTGGCATCCACTGGTCGCGACATCAAGTTCGACATCGGCCGCATCGAAGGCTTCCGCAACTTCTGTAACAAGATCTGGAATGCCGCGCGCTATGTGATGATGAACTGCGACGGCGAAGATTGCGGCCAGGACGAGTCGCTGCCCATCGAACGCAGCCTCGCCGATCGCTGGATTATCAGCCGCCTACAGGAAACCGAACAGGACGTGGAGCGGGCCATCGCCAGCTACCGTTTCGACCTGGCATCGCAGGCTATTTACGAATTTATCTGGAATGAGTACTGCGACTGGTACCTGGAACTGTCCAAGCCCGTCCTGTGGGACGACAACGCCAGCGTCGAAGCCAAGCGCGGCACGCGCCGCACCCTGATACGGGTACTGGAGACATCGCTGCGCCTGCTACACCCACTTATGCCCTTTATTACGGAGGAAATCTGGCAGACCGTTGCCCCACTGGCGGGCAGGTCAGGTGACACCATCATGCTGCAGCCCTATCCGATAGCGGATACTAGCGCTATGGACAGCGCCGCAAATGCGGATATAGAATGGCTGAAGGGTGTCATTGTGGGTGTCCGAAACATCCGTGGCGAGATGAATATCGCACCGGGCAAAGAACTCGCAGTACTCCTGAAGAATGGCAGCGACGAAGATAAACGCAGACTGCAAGAAAACGCGCCATTCCTCAGAAAGCTTGCCAAGCTCTCGAACATCGAGTGGCTGGACGAACAAGCTGAAGCACCCGTGGCGGCCACGGCTCTGGTAGGTGAACTGGAGATTCTGATTCCGATGGCCGGCCTGATAGACAAGGACGCAGAGTTGGCGCGCCTTGCCAAGGAAATCGACAAATTGGAAAAAGAGCTGGGACGAGTCAAAGGAAAACTCGCTAACAGTGCATTTGTCGACAAGGCCCCCGCAGCCGTTGTGGAAAAAGAGCGGGAGAAAATGCAGGCGCAACAACAGGCGCTGGAGAAGCTTCAGGAGCAGCAGACGCAGATCCAGCAGATGTAA
- a CDS encoding DNA polymerase III subunit chi, which yields MTRVGFYVVQAAEASQRLTVAARLADKAFAQGHRIYINAVDRAQAEALDQLLWSYRPSSFLPHALAGDALAQPIGIGWGQDPGDHNDLMINLQLDIPAFFSRFARVAEVVTQDEDSLAALRESWMFYKDRGYQLEKHDL from the coding sequence ATGACCCGGGTCGGTTTCTACGTAGTCCAGGCGGCTGAGGCGTCCCAGCGCCTCACCGTCGCCGCGCGCCTGGCTGATAAGGCTTTCGCCCAGGGGCATCGTATCTACATCAATGCGGTCGACCGGGCTCAGGCAGAGGCCCTCGACCAGCTCCTGTGGAGCTACCGACCCAGCAGTTTTCTCCCCCATGCCCTGGCCGGCGACGCCCTGGCGCAGCCCATTGGCATAGGCTGGGGGCAGGATCCGGGTGATCACAACGACCTGATGATCAACCTGCAATTGGACATCCCGGCGTTTTTCAGCCGGTTTGCGCGTGTGGCCGAAGTTGTCACCCAGGACGAAGACAGTCTGGCGGCATTGCGCGAGTCCTGGATGTTCTACAAGGACCGGGGCTACCAGCTCGAAAAACACGACTTGTAA
- a CDS encoding leucyl aminopeptidase, with translation MTTIKFSARKVEDASKASSACAVLPLFKGEALKGQAKALDKACGGAISASIELGDFKGKTGEGHTLLGCGKLKRVLLIGCGEKKSFDRAAARDFAKGLYTALNHLDAKDALLLIGEIPVTDADEAWLLDMLARDLTSRAYRYTETVSKPRPPMALNKLVVAGTMSKAAAEKALATGAATGEGINVARHLADLPGNYCTPTHLAAQARMLGRSHKQVKVQILDEKKMRELGMGSLLSVTAGTDEPAKLIVMEYNGGKKSDKPYVLVGKGITFDSGGISLKPGAKMDEMKYDMGGAASVFGTMTAVTQMNLPLNVVAVVAAAENMPSGRATKPGDVVTSMAGKTIEVLNTDAEGRLVLCDALTYVERYKPAAVIDIATLTGACVIALGAHATGLYANQDELAEQLLAAGTESHDRAWRMPLWDDYTRQLKSNFADLANIGGPGGGSVTAACFLSEFTKAYDWAHLDIAGSAWSGAPKGATGRPVSLLTRYLQDRAG, from the coding sequence ATGACTACCATCAAGTTTTCCGCTCGCAAAGTCGAAGACGCAAGCAAGGCGAGCAGCGCCTGCGCCGTATTGCCGCTGTTCAAAGGCGAAGCCCTGAAAGGCCAGGCCAAAGCACTGGACAAGGCCTGTGGCGGCGCGATCAGCGCTTCTATCGAACTGGGCGATTTCAAAGGCAAAACCGGCGAAGGCCACACGCTGCTGGGCTGCGGCAAGCTCAAGCGCGTCCTGCTGATAGGTTGCGGCGAGAAGAAGTCCTTTGACCGCGCCGCAGCACGCGATTTTGCCAAGGGCCTGTACACCGCTCTCAACCACCTGGACGCAAAGGACGCCTTGCTGCTCATCGGTGAGATTCCTGTCACCGATGCCGACGAAGCCTGGCTGCTGGACATGTTGGCCAGGGATCTCACGTCCCGCGCCTATCGATATACCGAAACGGTGTCCAAGCCGCGTCCGCCCATGGCGCTCAATAAGTTGGTTGTGGCTGGCACCATGAGTAAAGCAGCGGCTGAAAAGGCGCTCGCAACCGGTGCCGCTACCGGCGAGGGCATTAACGTAGCACGCCATCTGGCCGACCTTCCCGGCAACTACTGCACGCCCACGCACCTTGCAGCCCAGGCTCGCATGCTGGGCCGCAGCCACAAGCAGGTAAAAGTGCAAATTCTCGACGAGAAGAAAATGCGTGAGCTGGGTATGGGTTCACTGCTGTCTGTCACTGCTGGCACCGACGAACCCGCCAAACTCATCGTCATGGAGTACAACGGCGGCAAGAAGAGTGACAAGCCCTACGTGCTGGTCGGCAAGGGTATTACCTTTGATAGCGGCGGCATTTCCCTCAAGCCCGGCGCCAAGATGGACGAAATGAAATACGACATGGGCGGCGCTGCAAGCGTATTCGGCACCATGACAGCGGTAACCCAAATGAACCTGCCACTGAATGTGGTGGCCGTGGTCGCCGCCGCGGAAAACATGCCCAGCGGCCGCGCAACCAAGCCCGGCGATGTGGTAACGAGCATGGCAGGCAAGACCATTGAAGTGCTTAATACCGATGCCGAGGGTCGCCTGGTGCTGTGCGATGCGCTTACCTATGTGGAGCGCTACAAGCCTGCAGCAGTCATCGACATCGCTACACTCACCGGCGCCTGTGTTATCGCGCTGGGGGCACACGCCACCGGTTTGTACGCCAATCAGGATGAGCTGGCCGAGCAGCTCCTGGCAGCGGGCACCGAGAGCCACGATCGCGCCTGGCGCATGCCGCTATGGGACGACTACACCCGCCAGCTGAAAAGCAATTTTGCCGATCTTGCCAATATTGGCGGCCCTGGCGGCGGCAGTGTCACCGCTGCGTGCTTCCTGTCGGAGTTCACCAAGGCCTACGACTGGGCCCACCTCGACATTGCGGGCTCTGCCTGGAGTGGTGCACCCAAAGGCGCTACGGGTCGCCCCGTGAGCCTGCTGACCCGCTACCTGCAAGATCGCGCAGGCTAA